Proteins encoded in a region of the Haloarcula sp. CBA1129 genome:
- a CDS encoding PAS domain-containing protein, translating into MSETAATRFEALFEHTDDAVAEAEFVDGEPIIRVVNPAFVELFGVDGRTTLTLRVPLVTEFAVSGDSSGRTSQGD; encoded by the coding sequence ATGAGTGAGACGGCCGCCACGCGCTTCGAGGCGCTGTTCGAACACACCGACGACGCCGTCGCAGAGGCGGAGTTCGTCGACGGCGAGCCGATAATCCGGGTGGTGAACCCGGCGTTCGTCGAGTTGTTTGGCGTCGACGGACGAACGACGCTCACGCTCCGGGTGCCACTCGTCACGGAGTTCGCCGTCTCCGGCGACAGTAGCGGCCGGACCTCTCAAGGTGACTGA
- a CDS encoding CBS domain-containing protein has translation MNVADAMTPRSEVVTVTIPGTRDDALEYLQEQAFSSVPVIKETDDGEEFRGIISRDALIESPDEDQLALLVEEVPTISGDTSIEAAAQMMVEDGERRLPIVDGRLEGIITVTDVIRSIANGDVDGDEIVGELANRDINCVYEGTPLTVAERELSHANVPYGVVLGDDGDMSGMLTEVDIIAVARVVEGEDDTGDSIANQDDDWAWEGIKAVGGRYMPTRNVELPVEPVREFMTGDVVTVNKRRTAEEAAQLMIEHDIEQIPLLSGDELTGIVRDIDLLRGL, from the coding sequence ATGAACGTCGCAGACGCTATGACGCCACGCTCGGAGGTCGTCACGGTCACTATTCCCGGTACCCGTGATGACGCGCTGGAGTACCTCCAAGAGCAGGCCTTCTCGTCGGTCCCAGTTATCAAGGAAACCGACGATGGCGAGGAGTTCAGAGGGATTATTTCACGCGATGCGCTCATCGAGAGTCCCGACGAGGACCAGCTCGCCCTGCTCGTCGAGGAAGTCCCGACAATCAGCGGTGACACATCTATCGAGGCTGCCGCACAGATGATGGTCGAGGACGGCGAGCGACGACTGCCCATCGTCGATGGTCGCCTCGAAGGCATCATCACAGTGACCGACGTGATCCGGTCTATCGCTAACGGCGACGTCGACGGTGACGAGATCGTCGGCGAGCTCGCCAACCGCGACATCAACTGCGTGTACGAAGGGACGCCGCTGACCGTCGCCGAGCGGGAACTCTCCCACGCCAATGTCCCGTACGGCGTGGTACTCGGCGATGACGGTGATATGTCGGGGATGCTCACCGAGGTCGACATCATCGCAGTCGCTCGCGTCGTCGAGGGCGAGGACGACACCGGCGACTCCATTGCCAACCAAGACGACGACTGGGCTTGGGAGGGAATCAAGGCCGTCGGCGGTCGGTATATGCCCACCCGAAACGTCGAACTCCCGGTCGAGCCTGTCCGCGAGTTCATGACCGGAGACGTCGTGACGGTGAACAAGCGCCGCACCGCCGAGGAGGCGGCACAGCTGATGATCGAGCACGACATCGAACAGATCCCGCTGCTGTCGGGTGACGAGCTCACCGGCATCGTCCGGGATATCGATCTGCTGCGAGGCCTATGA
- a CDS encoding dolichol kinase, which yields MADEVSRRLVHVTGATVPLAHLLRPDLITWRVVQGFLAVALVVVLILETVRLTTGLDWVVYDRLTREYEQDNPAGYALYIVGIAIVAFAVGLPGVTTDIAVPAMLMLAIGDPISGLLGSSDASNVKQVWVLLVMFGVCTLLAAPFVPPAAAVLGGAAATFADGVKPRIAGYVIDDNFSIPVLGALAMWVGVRYFPF from the coding sequence ATGGCCGACGAGGTATCCCGTCGACTCGTCCACGTCACCGGCGCGACGGTGCCGCTTGCGCATCTGCTCCGGCCGGACCTGATTACGTGGCGCGTCGTTCAGGGGTTCCTAGCTGTCGCGCTGGTCGTCGTCTTGATTCTCGAAACCGTGCGGCTCACGACCGGGCTGGACTGGGTGGTGTACGACCGGCTCACCCGCGAATACGAACAGGACAACCCCGCCGGGTACGCGCTGTACATCGTCGGGATCGCCATCGTTGCCTTCGCCGTGGGACTCCCGGGCGTGACCACCGACATCGCCGTCCCGGCGATGCTGATGCTCGCCATCGGCGACCCGATCAGCGGCCTGCTGGGTTCCAGCGATGCCAGCAACGTCAAGCAGGTCTGGGTCCTGCTGGTGATGTTCGGCGTCTGCACGCTGCTTGCAGCCCCTTTCGTTCCTCCTGCCGCCGCCGTGCTCGGCGGTGCCGCGGCGACGTTCGCCGACGGCGTCAAACCCCGCATCGCCGGCTACGTCATCGACGACAACTTCTCGATTCCGGTCTTGGGCGCACTGGCGATGTGGGTCGGCGTCCGATATTTCCCGTTCTGA
- the glyS gene encoding glycine--tRNA ligase, with product MNEGERLTELAKRRGFYFPSSSAYGGAAGFWTYGPQGAALKSNIEDAWRDRYVVKEGHQEISAPDVMPEPVFEASGHLDGFDDMIVECGECGATHRADHLVEDNTDIEEAESLPNEEVMDLIADHGIECPSCHTSLADQPVDNFNLMFETNIGPGSSSPGYLRPETAQGIFVEFPQLSEYARNQLPFGVAQIGKAYRNEISPRKSLVRVREFTQAELEHFIDPEEDEPPLAEVEDVVLPLYSAADQQAEDGGQRDLTVREAVDEGVITSEWVAYYLGVSKEWYERIGVDMDRFRYRQHLAGERAHYASDCWDAESEVDSDWIEITGFAYRGDYDLSKHAEHSGEDYTVFKQYDEPITVERATVDPDMSYLGPEFGGDAGAVADALEALAERNPDAFDDDEVTVEVDGESHTVPVEQTNFSVDEVTENGEHIRPHVVEPSFGVGRIIYTVLAHSYETDEVDGEERTYLDLPPEQAPTTVGVFPLMDKDGMADLATDIASDLRTAGLSVTYDDSGAIGRRYRRQDEVGTPYCVTVDYESLEDSEAQRASDSASGDEPRAGTVTVRERDTTEQKRLPIDGLADRLERLASGDLTFDDL from the coding sequence ATGAACGAAGGCGAACGTCTCACCGAGCTGGCGAAGCGTCGCGGCTTCTACTTTCCCTCTTCGAGTGCCTACGGCGGTGCTGCGGGTTTCTGGACCTACGGGCCACAGGGCGCTGCGCTGAAATCGAACATCGAGGACGCGTGGCGGGACCGCTACGTCGTCAAGGAAGGCCATCAGGAGATCTCCGCCCCCGACGTCATGCCCGAACCGGTCTTCGAGGCCTCGGGCCATCTCGATGGCTTCGACGACATGATCGTCGAGTGCGGCGAGTGCGGCGCGACCCACCGCGCCGACCACCTTGTCGAGGACAACACGGACATCGAGGAGGCCGAATCGCTCCCCAACGAGGAGGTGATGGATCTCATCGCCGACCACGGCATCGAGTGCCCCTCCTGTCACACGTCGCTGGCAGACCAGCCGGTCGACAACTTCAACCTGATGTTCGAGACCAACATCGGGCCGGGGTCGTCGTCGCCGGGCTATCTCCGCCCGGAGACCGCACAGGGCATCTTCGTCGAGTTCCCACAGCTCTCGGAGTACGCCCGGAACCAGCTTCCCTTCGGCGTCGCACAGATCGGCAAGGCCTACCGGAACGAGATTTCCCCGCGGAAGTCGCTGGTCCGCGTCCGGGAGTTCACCCAAGCCGAACTGGAGCACTTCATCGACCCCGAGGAAGACGAGCCACCGCTGGCCGAGGTCGAAGACGTGGTCCTGCCGCTGTACTCCGCCGCCGACCAACAGGCCGAGGACGGCGGTCAGCGTGACCTCACAGTCCGCGAAGCCGTCGATGAAGGCGTCATCACGAGCGAGTGGGTCGCCTACTATCTGGGCGTCTCCAAGGAGTGGTACGAACGCATCGGCGTCGACATGGACCGCTTCCGGTACCGCCAGCACCTCGCTGGCGAGCGCGCCCACTACGCCTCCGACTGCTGGGACGCCGAGAGCGAGGTCGACAGCGACTGGATAGAGATCACCGGCTTCGCCTACCGAGGCGACTACGACCTCTCGAAACACGCCGAACACTCCGGCGAGGACTACACGGTGTTCAAACAGTACGACGAGCCGATTACCGTCGAGCGCGCGACCGTCGACCCGGACATGAGCTATCTCGGGCCGGAGTTCGGCGGCGACGCCGGCGCGGTCGCCGACGCGCTCGAAGCGCTGGCCGAACGGAATCCCGACGCCTTCGACGATGACGAGGTCACCGTCGAGGTCGATGGTGAGTCCCACACCGTCCCCGTCGAACAGACGAACTTCAGCGTCGACGAGGTCACCGAGAACGGCGAACACATCCGGCCACACGTCGTGGAACCATCTTTCGGTGTGGGCCGAATCATCTACACCGTCCTCGCACATTCCTACGAGACCGACGAGGTTGACGGCGAGGAGCGGACCTACCTCGACCTCCCGCCGGAGCAGGCCCCGACCACGGTCGGCGTCTTCCCGCTGATGGACAAGGACGGGATGGCCGACCTCGCGACCGACATCGCTTCCGACCTCCGGACTGCCGGCCTCTCCGTGACTTACGACGACTCCGGGGCCATCGGCCGGCGCTACCGTCGGCAGGACGAGGTCGGCACGCCCTACTGTGTCACTGTGGACTACGAGAGCTTGGAGGACAGCGAGGCGCAACGCGCCTCGGACAGCGCGAGCGGCGATGAGCCGCGAGCGGGAACAGTTACCGTCCGCGAGCGGGACACGACCGAGCAGAAACGGCTCCCAATCGACGGACTCGCCGACCGGCTCGAACGCCTCGCGAGCGGCGACCTCACCTTCGACGACCTGTAG
- a CDS encoding PAS domain S-box protein gives MDRDVLVIDDSVDHRVYETGLNPADSYALAETVDEIAPSFKRADIVVYDHGRPGMAFQELKETVQNASGSYYVLVVAGTEPTPELLSLPCDDYLHKPVDGAALGRAIDRAAALGNGDLREAVSLTRKAHVLDATLSSSDLEGSHGFHRVCRRLRELARPEVLCELERIDADVLSAHLNLIRGTADGQRAARADGGQTGGGRPKIDNISPWKFREAVESAGHAVVFTDSDGVIEYVNPAFEELTGYAASEVIGHTPRVLKSGEHDEAFYEDLWDTIGAGDVWRGELVNERPDGEPYVIEQTIAPLPSDDEPRGYVAINTDITEKRRREEKIKALHEATRDLLSADSPAAVAAEVGTAIESILEFRINVIRVHRDGELQPIHVNDKAEQLLSERPTYEVGEGFPGAAFEDQRARVYTDIRNHDGGTELEPVVSWLYVPVSDYGVISVGQTEPDAFDETDLNLVQIIASNAEIALQRLRKERELQRENERLEQFASTVSHDLRNPLQIAKGTLSQLDECPAGLDRIRQAHERMEEVIEGVLTLTRQGNRVEDPSPVDVSAVARACWTHVSSCETELVVEEDSLVVSGDDTRLKHLFENLFRNAVMHGQASTVRVGALDGGFYVADDGVGIPEEERDSIFDNGYTTSDDGTGLGLTIVEEIAHAHDWDVSVTESGTGGARFEFVAATQYGDE, from the coding sequence ATGGACCGAGACGTGCTGGTCATCGACGATTCAGTCGACCACCGGGTGTACGAGACGGGCCTCAATCCGGCAGACAGCTACGCGCTGGCCGAGACAGTGGACGAAATCGCGCCTTCGTTTAAACGGGCGGACATCGTCGTCTACGACCACGGCCGCCCGGGAATGGCGTTTCAAGAACTGAAAGAGACGGTCCAGAACGCCAGCGGGTCGTACTACGTGCTCGTCGTGGCCGGAACCGAGCCGACGCCAGAACTCCTCTCGCTCCCATGTGACGACTACCTCCACAAGCCGGTCGACGGGGCGGCGCTCGGGCGGGCAATCGACCGGGCAGCGGCGCTCGGAAACGGCGACCTCCGTGAGGCGGTGTCGCTGACGCGGAAGGCGCACGTGCTCGATGCAACCCTGTCGAGCAGCGACCTCGAAGGGAGCCATGGGTTTCACCGCGTGTGCCGACGGCTCCGCGAACTGGCGAGACCGGAGGTGCTGTGTGAACTCGAACGGATTGACGCCGATGTCCTCTCCGCCCACCTCAATCTGATACGGGGGACTGCCGACGGACAGCGAGCGGCGCGGGCCGACGGCGGACAGACGGGCGGGGGCCGTCCGAAGATTGATAACATCAGTCCGTGGAAATTCCGGGAAGCGGTCGAGAGCGCGGGTCACGCCGTCGTGTTCACGGACTCCGACGGCGTCATCGAGTACGTCAATCCGGCGTTCGAGGAGCTGACCGGGTACGCCGCATCGGAGGTCATCGGCCACACGCCACGTGTCCTCAAATCGGGCGAGCACGACGAGGCCTTCTACGAGGACCTGTGGGATACCATCGGAGCCGGCGACGTGTGGCGGGGTGAACTGGTCAACGAGCGCCCCGACGGCGAGCCCTACGTCATCGAGCAGACGATTGCCCCGCTTCCGAGCGACGACGAGCCGCGCGGCTACGTCGCCATCAACACGGACATCACCGAGAAACGGCGACGAGAAGAGAAGATAAAGGCACTGCACGAGGCCACGCGGGACCTACTCAGCGCGGACAGCCCGGCGGCGGTCGCCGCCGAAGTCGGGACGGCCATCGAGTCGATTCTGGAGTTCCGCATCAACGTGATCCGTGTCCACCGGGACGGAGAGCTCCAGCCGATTCACGTCAACGACAAGGCCGAGCAGTTGCTGTCGGAGCGACCGACCTACGAGGTCGGCGAGGGGTTCCCCGGCGCGGCCTTCGAAGACCAGCGGGCGCGGGTCTACACGGACATCCGCAACCACGACGGCGGCACGGAACTCGAACCGGTCGTCTCGTGGCTGTACGTCCCGGTCAGCGATTACGGCGTTATCAGCGTGGGCCAAACAGAGCCGGACGCGTTCGACGAGACCGACCTGAACCTCGTCCAGATAATCGCCAGCAACGCCGAAATCGCCCTGCAACGGCTTCGCAAGGAGCGAGAGCTACAGCGGGAGAACGAGCGGCTCGAACAGTTCGCGAGCACCGTCTCACACGACCTCCGGAACCCGCTCCAGATCGCCAAGGGCACGCTGAGCCAGCTCGATGAGTGTCCCGCCGGTCTCGACCGGATACGTCAGGCCCACGAACGGATGGAAGAAGTCATCGAAGGCGTGTTGACGCTGACCCGGCAGGGGAACCGCGTCGAGGACCCGTCACCAGTCGACGTTAGTGCTGTTGCACGTGCCTGCTGGACCCACGTCAGCTCCTGTGAAACGGAACTGGTCGTTGAGGAGGACAGCCTCGTTGTCTCGGGGGACGATACCCGTCTCAAACACCTCTTCGAGAACCTGTTCCGGAACGCCGTCATGCACGGGCAAGCATCGACCGTCCGGGTCGGGGCGCTCGACGGCGGGTTCTACGTCGCTGACGACGGAGTCGGTATCCCCGAAGAGGAGCGGGACAGCATCTTCGACAACGGCTACACGACGAGCGACGACGGCACGGGGCTCGGACTGACAATAGTCGAAGAAATCGCACACGCACACGACTGGGACGTGTCTGTAACCGAAAGCGGGACCGGTGGGGCCCGCTTCGAGTTCGTCGCTGCCACCCAGTACGGGGATGAGTGA
- the serA gene encoding phosphoglycerate dehydrogenase, whose protein sequence is MKVLVTDPIADAGLTRLREAGHDVETAYEVEGDALLDAVADANALIVRSGTDVSEEVFAAAPDLIIVGRAGIGVDNIDIDAATDHGVIVANAPEGNVRAAAEHSVAMAFATARSIPQAHDRLKNGEWAKGEFLGTEVNNKTLGVVGFGRVGQQVAKRLGSLGMDIVTFDPYISQERADQFGAELVDDLDDCLAKSDFITIHTPLTPETENMIGEDELALLEGGYVVNCARGGIIDEPALAEAVEDGVLKGAALDVFGEEPLPEDSPLLDVEDIIVTPHLGASTEAAQENVATSTADQIIAAANGQPVANALNAPSLDEATFKQVGPYLDLADTAGRIAVQLFGGHMSEVEVTYAGDIAEQDVEYVTASALKGVFAPSDLQVNAVNAPQIAQDRGIDVTESKTRTSEDYQSLITVTVSDGEESVSVCGTQFGGEEPRIVRIDDHRIEAVPHGHMLVVRNRDEPGTIGFIGTVLGEADINIAGMFNGRETIGGEALSVYNLDEQPPQDIIERLNGDSRIIETTYVELGDE, encoded by the coding sequence ATGAAGGTACTCGTTACGGACCCTATCGCTGACGCCGGCCTCACGCGACTCCGTGAGGCGGGCCACGACGTCGAAACAGCCTACGAGGTCGAGGGCGACGCGCTTCTCGATGCGGTGGCCGACGCGAACGCGCTCATCGTTCGCTCTGGCACCGACGTCTCCGAAGAAGTGTTCGCGGCCGCACCCGACCTCATCATCGTCGGCCGGGCCGGTATCGGTGTGGACAACATCGACATTGACGCCGCGACCGACCACGGTGTCATCGTCGCCAACGCTCCCGAAGGCAACGTCCGCGCTGCCGCGGAGCACTCCGTCGCGATGGCGTTTGCCACTGCTCGCTCTATCCCGCAGGCCCACGACCGCCTGAAAAACGGCGAGTGGGCCAAAGGCGAGTTCCTCGGGACCGAAGTCAACAACAAGACGCTTGGCGTCGTCGGCTTCGGTCGTGTCGGCCAGCAGGTCGCCAAACGACTCGGTAGTCTGGGCATGGACATCGTCACCTTCGACCCCTACATCAGTCAGGAGCGTGCCGACCAGTTCGGCGCGGAACTCGTCGACGATCTCGACGACTGCCTCGCGAAGTCCGACTTCATCACGATCCACACGCCGCTGACCCCCGAGACCGAGAACATGATCGGCGAAGACGAACTCGCTCTGCTCGAAGGCGGCTACGTCGTCAACTGCGCTCGCGGCGGCATCATCGACGAGCCGGCACTTGCTGAGGCCGTCGAGGACGGCGTCCTGAAGGGCGCAGCGCTCGATGTGTTCGGCGAGGAACCGCTCCCCGAAGACAGCCCGCTACTCGACGTGGAGGACATCATCGTTACGCCCCATCTGGGCGCGTCGACGGAGGCGGCACAGGAGAACGTCGCCACGTCAACGGCCGACCAGATTATCGCCGCGGCCAACGGCCAGCCCGTCGCCAACGCCCTGAACGCCCCGTCGCTGGACGAGGCGACGTTCAAGCAGGTCGGGCCGTACCTCGACCTCGCCGACACCGCCGGCCGCATCGCTGTCCAGTTGTTCGGCGGTCACATGTCCGAAGTCGAGGTCACCTATGCGGGCGACATCGCCGAGCAGGACGTGGAGTACGTCACCGCCAGCGCGCTGAAGGGCGTGTTTGCGCCCTCGGATCTGCAGGTCAACGCCGTTAACGCCCCACAGATCGCGCAAGACCGGGGCATCGACGTGACCGAATCCAAGACTCGGACCTCCGAGGATTACCAGAGCCTCATCACTGTCACTGTCTCCGACGGCGAGGAATCCGTCTCCGTCTGTGGGACCCAGTTCGGCGGCGAGGAACCCCGTATTGTCCGCATCGACGATCACCGAATCGAGGCCGTCCCCCACGGGCATATGCTGGTCGTCCGTAACCGCGACGAACCGGGTACTATCGGCTTCATCGGTACGGTGCTTGGCGAGGCCGATATCAACATCGCCGGGATGTTCAACGGCCGCGAGACCATCGGCGGGGAAGCCCTGTCCGTGTACAACCTCGACGAACAGCCGCCACAGGACATCATCGAGCGACTCAACGGCGATAGTCGCATCATCGAAACGACCTACGTCGAACTCGGCGACGAATAA